A single window of Leeuwenhoekiella sp. MAR_2009_132 DNA harbors:
- a CDS encoding hybrid sensor histidine kinase/response regulator transcription factor: MKHTAFYIFLFVLTGISAQNIKFEHYNDTYGLSHNSVRHIVQDDQGFLWLGTFGGLNRFDGYQFKSYLSTTEDSNRLQNDDITALELDADSHNLWIGTRKGLTLFQTDIQKFTTYLSDSSKSGSLPDEEIRAVLIDKNKRVWVGTKNAGLYLFDSENQIFKKIDLPDVSYVKEIFEDSQGNIWIGSFGKVGVAKITLNSVNAIQEITTYNLAIHNSTETNPYLNFIFENTQGELFAGTRKGLFKLDRSTNTFTDLYIEDETIRENLGPYILSIAKAPDGKYWLGTLGGLIVCDQLEDIQSGNFTWYYAILSDDTSLIDNLISALYFDASGVLWIGTEDGLDKYDPYENEFKLNKDISTFIDNQAPRIRGFAQTYTGDLIVATWHNGLFLYANNHIKPLQDFKENIASIYSDDGITFYCGLWNGDLLVYNYKDNTGKVVDIGFTNSALLSVLKYDANTLIAGSFGEGLRILDLETLQPKDDHGNLFSGYEINTIKKLENTLWIATETGVLTYDVSTQNTREYRHSKSENFELPQDNISDIYIDTLHNKIWAATRLGLSAYDKTTDRFKFVEEPKILKNKWITDIALDKRGNMWLNMNNNSIAKYDINTKTANIYNVMSGNRLDIFSSSGFYNFDDATIYLAGKDGVLYFSPYAITENTYAPKPIITEFKVQNKEILPGTTVNGQVPFEEDINHSRSVTLNYANRNFSIQFSTPTYTNERLNKFQYKLEGFDKDWIETTSDSRTVQYTNLYPRTYVFKLRAANSDGVWSETASYQIEILPSFWLSYKGVLLILLFVGILFYILRKQLKIRLALKQELLLEKVKREKDEKLNNDKLRFFTNISHELRTPLTLILGPVKQLLELDNTTDYARSRADLIYQNANRLLRLVNQILDFRRAETGELKLRVSKTEILVSTKNIFNSFIELAHSKNINLNLNIEKEHLMCWIDMDKYNKILYNLLSNAMKFTNTFGNVDLYLGFKDGNKKILVIEVSDDGIGIPVESQEKIFSRFYQAQNSKDNTTGTGIGLSLVKALVEIHKGEIRVSSNPDSGSVFTIELPVNKKAYKREEIFDYKPDPKSIEELVPIKHLENTLTAVKSVPGNTNIKHKILVIDDNTELRNYIVEYLSGYYKVFEAENGKEGLEICRKEKPVLCVADVMMPVMDGFEFVEELKADANISHTAVVMLTALAENENRIKGYKIGVDGYLVKPFDPSLLKTRIDNIIKIHFDLKQKFSGEEEGDVLKLAHSQIDIDLISTIKEIIDTNINNPELTPGFLSDAMAMSSSKLYRKITQLTDLSPNEFIRTIRLKKSVQLLKTKNYNVSEVANLVGFNDPLYFSRCFKKQFGRSPSSLLK; this comes from the coding sequence ATGAAGCATACCGCATTTTATATTTTTCTTTTTGTCTTAACAGGTATTTCTGCTCAAAATATCAAGTTTGAGCATTATAATGACACCTATGGTTTGTCTCACAATTCGGTGCGGCATATTGTGCAGGATGATCAGGGATTTTTGTGGTTAGGAACCTTTGGCGGTCTTAACAGATTTGACGGGTATCAATTTAAATCGTATTTGAGTACTACAGAAGATTCAAACAGGCTACAGAATGACGACATAACAGCACTCGAACTTGATGCAGATTCTCATAATTTATGGATAGGTACCCGAAAAGGGCTCACCCTTTTTCAAACAGATATACAAAAATTTACGACCTACTTATCAGATTCTTCTAAGTCTGGTAGCCTGCCCGACGAGGAGATACGGGCAGTTTTAATAGACAAAAATAAGCGCGTTTGGGTAGGTACAAAGAATGCCGGTCTTTATTTATTTGATTCAGAAAATCAAATTTTCAAAAAAATTGATCTTCCAGATGTTAGTTATGTTAAAGAGATTTTTGAAGATTCTCAAGGTAATATTTGGATAGGAAGTTTTGGTAAGGTAGGAGTTGCTAAAATCACATTGAATTCGGTCAATGCGATTCAAGAAATAACAACCTACAACCTGGCTATACATAATTCTACAGAAACAAATCCGTATCTCAATTTTATATTTGAAAATACTCAGGGTGAATTGTTCGCTGGAACCCGCAAAGGTCTTTTTAAACTAGACAGAAGTACCAATACATTCACCGATTTATATATTGAAGACGAGACGATACGAGAAAATTTAGGACCGTATATTCTATCTATAGCAAAAGCTCCAGATGGTAAATACTGGTTAGGAACTCTTGGCGGACTTATAGTTTGTGATCAATTAGAAGATATTCAATCAGGTAATTTTACGTGGTATTATGCCATACTTTCTGACGATACCTCGCTGATAGATAATTTAATTTCAGCGTTGTATTTTGATGCTTCCGGAGTATTATGGATAGGCACCGAAGATGGTCTCGATAAATACGATCCCTATGAAAATGAGTTTAAGCTCAATAAAGATATTTCAACATTTATAGACAATCAGGCTCCCAGAATTCGGGGTTTTGCACAAACCTATACTGGTGATTTAATCGTTGCGACCTGGCATAACGGGCTTTTTTTATATGCTAACAATCACATAAAACCACTACAGGATTTTAAGGAAAATATTGCTAGTATTTATTCTGATGATGGTATCACTTTTTACTGTGGCCTTTGGAATGGCGATTTACTGGTTTATAATTATAAGGATAACACCGGGAAGGTTGTAGATATTGGTTTTACAAACTCGGCGTTACTATCTGTATTAAAATATGATGCTAACACTTTGATTGCAGGGTCTTTTGGTGAGGGTCTGCGTATTCTCGATTTAGAGACGTTGCAACCTAAAGATGATCACGGTAATTTATTTTCGGGCTACGAAATAAATACTATTAAAAAACTAGAAAATACCTTATGGATTGCTACGGAAACCGGAGTGTTAACCTATGATGTATCTACTCAAAATACACGGGAATACCGACATTCAAAATCAGAAAATTTTGAACTTCCGCAAGACAACATTAGTGATATTTATATAGATACATTACACAATAAAATATGGGCAGCCACGCGTCTGGGTTTGTCTGCTTATGATAAAACAACAGATCGCTTTAAATTCGTAGAGGAGCCAAAAATTCTAAAAAATAAATGGATTACAGATATAGCTTTAGATAAGCGAGGCAATATGTGGCTCAATATGAATAATAATAGTATTGCCAAGTACGATATAAATACTAAAACTGCTAACATTTATAATGTTATGAGTGGTAATCGTCTGGATATTTTTAGTTCTAGCGGATTTTACAATTTTGATGATGCTACGATATATTTGGCTGGAAAAGACGGTGTTCTATATTTTTCGCCTTATGCAATTACCGAAAATACCTACGCTCCTAAACCCATAATTACCGAGTTTAAAGTTCAGAATAAAGAAATATTACCGGGAACAACTGTAAATGGACAAGTACCCTTTGAAGAGGATATAAACCACAGCAGAAGCGTTACGCTCAATTATGCAAATCGCAATTTTTCGATACAGTTTTCTACACCTACGTACACGAACGAACGTCTAAATAAATTTCAGTATAAATTAGAAGGTTTTGATAAAGATTGGATAGAAACTACCAGCGATTCACGTACAGTGCAATACACAAATTTATATCCCAGAACCTATGTATTTAAATTAAGAGCAGCAAATAGTGATGGCGTATGGAGTGAAACCGCTTCTTATCAAATAGAGATATTACCCTCATTTTGGCTAAGCTATAAAGGTGTTCTCTTAATACTGCTTTTTGTGGGTATTCTATTTTATATCCTTAGAAAACAACTCAAAATACGACTGGCATTAAAACAGGAATTACTTCTGGAAAAAGTAAAACGAGAGAAAGATGAGAAATTAAATAACGATAAGCTGCGTTTTTTTACAAATATCTCACACGAATTAAGAACTCCGCTAACACTAATTCTGGGTCCTGTAAAGCAATTACTGGAGCTTGATAATACTACAGATTATGCACGCAGTCGTGCAGATTTAATTTATCAAAATGCAAATAGATTGCTGCGTCTGGTAAATCAAATTCTTGATTTTAGAAGAGCAGAAACCGGCGAATTGAAGCTTCGGGTTTCTAAAACTGAAATTTTAGTAAGCACAAAAAATATATTCAACAGTTTTATAGAACTGGCCCATTCTAAAAATATAAATCTTAATCTAAATATTGAAAAGGAACATCTTATGTGCTGGATTGATATGGATAAGTACAATAAAATCCTTTATAATTTGCTTTCTAATGCGATGAAGTTTACAAATACATTTGGTAATGTAGATCTGTATTTAGGTTTTAAAGACGGGAATAAAAAAATATTGGTTATTGAAGTTAGCGATGACGGAATAGGAATTCCTGTAGAAAGTCAGGAAAAGATTTTTTCAAGATTTTATCAGGCTCAGAACAGTAAAGATAATACCACCGGCACCGGTATTGGCTTGTCACTGGTAAAGGCTTTAGTAGAAATTCACAAGGGAGAAATTCGAGTAAGTAGTAATCCCGATAGTGGGAGTGTTTTTACCATAGAATTGCCGGTAAATAAAAAGGCCTACAAACGCGAAGAAATTTTTGATTACAAACCGGATCCTAAAAGTATTGAAGAGTTAGTACCCATAAAGCATTTAGAAAATACCCTAACTGCTGTAAAATCTGTTCCTGGAAACACCAATATAAAGCATAAAATTCTGGTAATTGATGATAATACCGAGTTACGTAATTATATTGTAGAATACCTGTCTGGCTATTACAAAGTGTTTGAAGCCGAAAATGGAAAAGAAGGGCTTGAAATCTGCCGTAAGGAAAAACCGGTACTTTGTGTGGCAGACGTTATGATGCCCGTTATGGATGGGTTTGAATTTGTAGAAGAACTAAAAGCAGATGCTAATATTAGTCATACTGCTGTAGTGATGCTAACCGCTTTAGCTGAAAATGAAAACCGAATAAAAGGTTATAAAATAGGAGTAGATGGGTATTTAGTTAAACCGTTTGATCCGTCGCTTTTAAAGACACGGATAGACAACATCATTAAAATTCATTTTGATCTGAAACAGAAATTTTCGGGAGAAGAAGAAGGTGATGTACTCAAGCTGGCACATTCGCAAATAGATATAGATCTTATCTCAACGATTAAAGAAATCATAGATACAAACATCAATAACCCGGAGCTCACTCCCGGCTTTTTAAGTGATGCAATGGCAATGAGTTCGTCAAAGCTATATCGTAAAATCACCCAGCTTACAGATTTATCTCCAAATGAATTTATACGAACCATTCGACTTAAAAAATCTGTACAGTTATTAAAGACAAAAAACTACAACGTCTCTGAAGTTGCTAATTTAGTAGGCTTTAATGATCCTTTATATTTTAGTCGCTGTTTTAAAAAGCAGTTTGGCAGGTCTCCCAGCTCCTTACTTAAATAG